One stretch of Vicia villosa cultivar HV-30 ecotype Madison, WI unplaced genomic scaffold, Vvil1.0 ctg.001020F_1_1, whole genome shotgun sequence DNA includes these proteins:
- the LOC131632797 gene encoding uncharacterized protein LOC131632797, giving the protein MVNERRGKNQQNRGKPYDAPAGKGKQKVAQGQRTSRGDAPATVVCFKCGKLGHKSNVCNAEMKSTPLITIIDIVTTHCFIAADCVERLNLTLFAMNGEMVVDLLAKGSVTTSLVRLKCPLSIFDRDFGVDLVCLPLSGLDVVLSMNWLEYNYVHINCYDKSVRFSTPEEEEAGLLSGRQLQQLIQDEETQMFSLMVSLSVTNQVIIEELQVVREFLEVFPNEIPNVPPKREVEFAINLVPATRPVSMAPYMMSASELAELKKKLEDLLEKNCFYAEDKEALSLWF; this is encoded by the exons ATGGTCAATGAGAGGAGAGGTAAGAACCAACAGAATCGTGGCAAGCCCTATGACGCTCCAGCTGGGaaaggaaaacagaaagttgCACAGGGTCAGAGAACTAGtaggggagatgctcctgctactGTCGTCTGTTTCAAGTGTGGGAAACTTGGTCACAAGAGTAATGTGTGTAATGCTGAGATGAAAAG tacTCCTTTAATAACTATTATTGATATTGTTACTACTCATTGCTTTATTGCTGctgattgtgttgaaagattgAATCTTACGTTGTTTGCTATGAATGGAGAGATGGTCGTTGACCTTCTAGCTAAGGGATCAGTGACTACTTCTCTTGTGCGCTTAAAGTGTCCTTTGTCGATCTTTGATAGGGACTTTGGTGTTGATTTGGTTTGTTTACCTTTAAGTGGGTTAGATGTGGTCTTAAGTATGAACTGGTTAGAGTATAACTATGTTCATATTAACTGTTACGAcaagtctgtgaggttttctaCTCCTGAAGAGGAGGAAGCTGGTTTGTTGTCAGGTAGACAGTTGCAGCAGTTGATACAAGACGAAGAGACTCAGATGTTCTCGTTGATGGTGTCATTATCAGTGACGAATCAAGTTATAATTGAGGAATTGCAAGTGGTGCGTGAATTTCTTGAAGTTTTCCCTAATGAAATTCCTAATGTACCGCCTAAAAGAGAAGTTGAATTTGCAATTAACCTTGTACCTGCtaccagacctgtttctatggcaccgtacatgatgtctgcatctgaattgGCAGAGTTAAAAAAGAAATTGGaagatttacttgagaagaa TTGTTTTTATGCTGAAGATAaggaggcattatctttatggttctag
- the LOC131632799 gene encoding heat stress transcription factor A-5-like: MVSGAGAGGSGGPTKFLEKTYHLVDDPSTDEIVAWSESENSFIVKDESKLVSNVLDKYFKHSNFSSFIRQLNTYGFRKISHDQWEFYNPYFRKDQYYLLRNIRRRQAVHSHSRVEVERIAFEEEIGKLANEKASIELDISSFNQYMPAKKLHVENLVHRLEASENRHNNLKNSFEMVLQNPNLVEKMNEKVEFIFSSGFSNKRSFAADDLGNLVDRFVASENSNNEVTEAGNSLGDNDSDFPLMEVENYFADIYTNFEFWDFEDILGENNSNF; the protein is encoded by the exons aTGGTGTCAGGTGCTGGTGCTGGTGGTAGTGGTGGTCCGACGAAGTTCCTAGAGAAAACATACCATCTGGTTGATGATCCATCAACGGATGAAATAGTAGCCTGGAGTGAAAGTGAAAACAGTTTCATCGTTAAGGATGAAAGTAAATTGGTCAGCAATGTTCTTGATAAGTATTTCAAACACAGCAATTTCTCAAGTTTCATTCGTCAGCTCAATACCTAT GGATTTCGCAAAATAAGTCATGATCAATGGGAGTTTTATAATCCATATTTTCGAAAAGATCAATATTATCTTCTTCGTAATATTCGCCGCAGGCAAGCGGTTCACAGTCACTCTCGTGTAGAAGTAGAAAGAATTGCATTTGAAGAAGAAATTGGGAAACTTGCTAATGAAAAAGCCTCCATTGAATTAGATATTTCTAGCTTCAATCAGTACATGCCAGCTAAAAAGCTTCATGTGGAAAATCTGGTGCATCGATTGGAAGCATCGGAGAATAGACATAACAATCTGAAGAACTCGTTTGAAATGGTtcttcaaaatcctaatttggTTGAAAAAATGAATGAGAAAGTTGAGTTCATTTTTTCTTCCGGATTTTCCAATAAGAGGTCTTTTGCTGCTGATGATTTGGGAAATCTAGTGGATAGATTTGTAGCATCAGAGAATAGCAACAATGAAGTTACCGAAGCTGGAAATAGTTTGGGTGATAATGATAGCGACTTTCCATTGATGGAAGTTGAGAATTATTTTGCTGACATTTATACCAATTTTGAATTTTGGGATTTTGAAGATATTTTGGGTGAGAATAATAGCAATTTTTAA
- the LOC131632800 gene encoding uncharacterized protein LOC131632800, whose translation MGLDLDALEWLQILWHRLVDKNLARPKAQFILWIACNNKLPCKERLHRFGLLSNNKCVFCNEIETLNHLLFECRITRVIWIYVLSWMQLTHTPSRWNEEIQWVMEKSKGKGSKASILKCAFTETVYETWLFRNRCCFGRSFDSENSRIGPKIIDTIVYRSWLNIKLRHYVAKLMMP comes from the exons ATGGGATTGGACTTGGATGCCCTGGAATGGCTGCAGATACTG TGGCATAGGTTAGTTGACAAGAACCTTGCTAGGCCAAAAGCCCAGTTCATCCTGTGGATTGCGTGTAACAACAAATTGCCTTGCAAAGAGCGGTTGCACCGATTCGGTCTCCTTAGTAACAACAAATGTGTGTTTTGCAATGAGATAGAAACTTTGAACCATTTACTGTTTGAGTGTCGTATTACTCGTGTGATCTGGATATATGTCCTCTCTTGGATGCAGCTAACTCATACCCCTTCTAGATGGAATGAGGAAATCCAGTGGGTCATGGAGAAGAGCAAAGGCAAAGGAAGTAAAGCTTCAATTCTGAAGTGTGCTTTTACGGAAACAGTTTATGAAACATGGCTGTTCCGAAATCGGTGCTGTTTTGGTAGATCTTTTGATAGTGAGAATAGTAGAATAGGACCGAAAATTATTGATACTATTGTCTATAGGAGCTGGCTGAATATTAAGCTTAGGCACTATGTTGCGAAGCTAATGATGCCATAG
- the LOC131632798 gene encoding uncharacterized protein LOC131632798: MAGRNDVAIVAALEAMAHALENQPNADENAGSRSLATFQRENPHTFKVTYDPDGALTWLKEIERIFRVMDCTQAQKVRYGTHMLVVEGDDWWLDTRQRLETAGEEITWVVFHREFMRKYYPEDVRGKKEIEFLELKQ, from the coding sequence ATGGCCGGAAGGAATGATGTTGCAATTGTTGCTGCTTTGGAGGCTATGGCTCATGCTTTAGAGAATCAACCGAACGCTGATGAGAATGCTGGATCTCGTAGTTtggcgactttccagagggagaatccgcaTACCTTCaaggtcacctatgatcctgatgGCGCGTTGACATggttgaaggagattgagagaatcttccgtgtgatggattgcactcaAGCACAGAAGGTTCGATATGGAACTCATATGCTGGTAGTCGAGGGCGATGACTGGTGGTTAGATACTCGTCAGAGATTGGAGACTGCAGGTGAGGAGATCACTTGGGTCGTATTCCATAGGGAGTTTATGAGGAAGTattatcctgaagatgttcgagggaagaaggaaattgaatttctcgaGCTGAAGCAGTGA
- the LOC131632808 gene encoding adenosylhomocysteinase has translation MALLVETTTSGREYKVKDMSQADFGRLEIELAEVEMPGLMSSRAEFGPSQPFKGAKITGSLHMTIQTAVLIETLTALGAEVRWCSCNIFSTQDHAAAAIARDSAAVFAWKGETLQEYWWCSERALDWGPSGGPDLIVDDGGDVTLLIHEGLKAEQLFEKNGTLPDPSSTDNAEMQIVYTIIRDGLKTDPKRYHKMKDRIVGVSEETTTGVKRLYQMQANGSLLFPAINVNDSVTKSKFDNLYGCRHSLPDGLMRATDVMIAGKVAVVCGYGDVGKGCAAALKQGGARVIVTEIDPICALQALMEGLQVLTLADVVSEADIFVTTTGNKDIIMLSDMKKMKNNAIVCNIGHFDNEIDMHGLETYPGVKRITIKPQTDRWVFPENNSGIIVLAEGRLMNLGCATGHPSFVMSCSFTNQVIAQIELWKERTSGKYEKKVYVLPKHLDEKVAALHLNQLGAKLTKLSKDQADYISVPVEGPYKPAHYRY, from the exons ATGGCGTTGTTGGTTGAAACCACCACAAGCGGCCGTGAATACAAAGTGAAAGACATGTCCCAGGCCGATTTCGGCCGTCTCGAAATTGAGCTGGCCGAAGTGGAAATGCCTGGACTCATGTCCTCCCGCGCCGAATTCGGCCCATCCCAGCCCTTCAAAGGCGCCAAAATCACCGGTTCCCTCCACATGACGATCCAAACCGCCGTCCTCATCGAAACCCTAACCGCTCTCGGCGCTGAAGTCCGCTGGTGCTCCTGCAACATCTTCTCCACGCAAGATCACGCCGCTGCCGCCATTGCTCGCGACAGTGCCGCGGTCTTCGCGTGGAAAGGTGAGACTCTCCAGGAGTACTGGTGGTGCTCTGAACGCGCTCTCGATTGGGGTCCTTCCGGTGGACCAGATCTCATTGTTGATGATGGTGGTGATGTCACACTCTTGATCCATGAAGGTCTTAAAGCTGAACAGCTTTTTGAGAAGAATGGTACGTTGCCTGATCCTTCTTCAACTGATAATGCTGAAATGCAGATCGTTTATACCATTATCAGAGATGGATTGAAAACCGATCCAAAACGTTACCACAAGATGAAGGATAGAATTGTTGGTGTTTCTGAAGAAACTACCACCGGTGTTAAGAGGCTTTATCAGATGCAAGCTAATGGTTCTCTTTTGTTCCCTGCTATCAATGTCAATGACTCTGTCACCAAGAGCAAG TTTGACAACTTGTATGGTTGCCGTCACTCTCTCCCTGATGGACTCATGAGAGCTACTGATGTGATGATTGCCGGGAAGGTTGCTGTTGTATGTGGTTACGGAGATGTTGGCAAGGGTTGTGCTGCTGCCTTGAAACAAGGTGGTGCTCGTGTGATCGTGACTGAGATCGATCCAATCTGTGCACTTCAAGCACTCATGGAAGGTCTACAAGTTCTGACTCTTGCAGATGTTGTCTCTGAGGCTGACATTTTCGTTACCACCACCGGTAACAAAGACATTATCATGTTAAGTgacatgaagaaaatgaagaacaaTGCTATCGTCTGCAACATTGGTCACTTCGACAATGAGATCGATATGCATGGTCTCGAGACATACCCTGGCGTGAAGCGCATTACAATCAAGCCACAGACTGACAGATGGGTTTTCCCTGAAAACAACTCTGGTATCATTGTTTTGGCTGAAGGTCGTTTGATGAACTTGGGATGTGCTACTGGACACCCCAGTTTCGTCATGTCGTGCTCCTTCACTAACCAAGTGATTGCTCAGATTGAGCTGTGGAAGGAAAGGACTTCCGGCAAGTATGAAAAGAAGGTGTATGTTTTGCCTAAGCACCTTGATGAGAAGGTGGCTGCTCTTCATCTTAACCAGCTTGGAGCTAAGCTTACCAAGCTTTCCAAAGATCAGGCAGATTACATCAGTGTGCCAGTTGAGGGTCCATACAAGCCTGCTCACTACAGGTATTGA